One part of the Aspergillus luchuensis IFO 4308 DNA, chromosome 5, nearly complete sequence genome encodes these proteins:
- the sidI gene encoding putative long-chain-fatty-acid-CoA ligase (COG:I;~EggNog:ENOG410PIIB;~InterPro:IPR000873,IPR020845,IPR042099,IPR025110;~PFAM:PF00501,PF13193;~SMCOG1002:AMP-dependent synthetase and ligase;~antiSMASH:Cluster_5.20), with product MATVRRLQQTLSHFQPPKPTQKLSIVHGPTEPALLDITLGELLTLQSLQYGDYECLVFPWTGTRWTYSNLNAEANRLARGLLAMGIKKGDRIGVMAGNCEQYISVFFAAARVGAILVVLNNTYTPRELYYALDHTDCRVVFMTPRIGRHTLEDVLAELGPQPKQNGKSAALEEIVILRGEYQNFSTYHDVIQRGERLPNSALPDREAELRPDDVCNLQFTSGSTGNPKAAMLTHHNLVNNSRFIGDRMDLTSFDILCCPPPLFHCFGLVLGMLAVVTHGSKIVFPSETFDPKAVLHAISDEKCTALHGVPTMFEAILSLPKPPNFDTKNLRTGIIAGAPVPRPLMKRLFEELNMTQYTSSYGLTEASPTCFNAVTTDTIETRLTTVGKVMPHARAKIIDTQGNIVPVGERGELCIAGYQLTKGYWNNPEKTAETLVTDADGTKWLKTGDEAIFTPEGRCSITGRFKDIIIRGGENIYPLEIEERLAAHPAIEVASVIGIPDAKYGEVVGAFIAVAAGYEDKKPSVEELRDWTRETLGRHKAPQYVFVFGEEGVDRTVPVTGSGKVRKVDLRKIAAGVLERRGGN from the exons atggcGACTGTCCGGCGTCTTCAGCAAACCCTTTCCCACTTCCAACCGCCCAAACCGACCCAGAAACTCTCAATTGTCCATGGTCCGACCGAGCCGGCTCTCCTGGACATCACTCTGGGTGAGCTTTTAACTCTGCAAAGCCTTCAGTATGGCGATTATGAGTGTCTGGTCTTCCCCTGGACGGGAACCCGCTGGACCTACTCTAACCTGAATGCGGAGGCCAACCGACTGGCTCGTGGTCTTCTGGCCATGGGCATTAAGAAAGGCGATCGCATTGGTGTTATGGCTGGTAACTGCGAGCAGTATATCTCTGTTTTCTTTGCCGCGGCCCGAGTGGGAGCCATCCTGGTGGTTCTAAACAACACTTACACACCCAGGGAGCTCTACTATGCCCTGGATCACACCG ACTGTCGCGTGGTTTTCATGACTCCTCGCATTGGTCGTCACACGCTGGAAGACGTGTTGGCCGAATTGGGCCCACAGCCAAAGCAGAACGGCAAGTCGGCcgcgctggaggagatcgTCATTCTGCGCGGAGAATATCAGAACTTCAGCACCTACCATGATGTCATTCAGCGGGGAGAGAGGCTTCCTAACTCTGCTTTGCCGGATCGCGAAGCCGAATTGCGACCCGACGATGTGTGCAACCTTCAATTCACAAGCGGATCGACCGGCAACCCCAAGGCCGCCATGCTAACCCATCA CAACCTGGTCAACAACTCTCGATTTATTGGCGACCGCATGGACCTTACCTCCTTCGACATTCTATGCTGCCCTCCGCCCCTGTTCCACTGCTTCGGACTAGTTCTGGGTATGCTCGCGGTGGTCACCCACGGCTCTAAGATCGTCTTCCCCAGCGAGACATTCGACCCTAAGGCCGTTCTCCACGCCATCTCCGACGAGAAATGCACTGCGCTTCATGGTGTTCCCACGATGTTCGAAGCGATCCTGAGTCTGCCCAAGCCACCCAACTTTGACACCAAAAACCTCCGCACGGGTATCATCGCCGGCGCACCCGTTCCCCGTCCGTTGATGAAGCGACTTTTCGAAGAACTCAACATGACTCAGTACACCAGTAGTTATG GCCTGACCGAAGCCTCCCCCACCTGCTTCAACGCCGTCACGACCGACACCATCGAGACGCGCCTCACAACCGTCGGCAAAGTGATGCCGCACGCGCGAGCCAAGATCATCGACACACAAGGCAACATTGTGCCAGTAGGCGAGCGCGGAGAACTCTGCATCGCAGGGTATCAACTGACAAAGGGATACTGGAACAACCCAGAGAAAACAGCGGAGACGCTAGTCACCGACGCAGATGGCACCAAGTGGTTGAAGACCGGAGACGAGGCGATCTTCACACCGGAGGGGCGTTGTTCAATCACGGGCCGATTCAAGGATATAATCATCCGAG GTGGAGAAAACATCTACCCATTAGAGATCGAAGAACGCTTGGCGGCACACCCAGCCATCGAAGTTGCGTCGGTGATCGGCATTCCCGACGCCAAATACGGCGAGGTAGTGGGTGCGTTCATTGCCGTGGCGGCAGGATACGAGGATAAGAAACCATCCGTGGAGGAACTGCGAGATTGGACGCGAGAGACGCTGGGTCGGCATAAGGCGCCGCAGTatgtgtttgtgtttggagaggagggcgtgGATCGCACGGTGCCGGTGACGGGGAGTGGAAAGGTGCGAAAGGTGGATTTGCGGAAGATTGCGGCGGGAgtgttggagaggaggggtggTAACTAG